The stretch of DNA GCAATTTCGTACCCACCTACCTCATTCGCTTTCCAGTTGTTCAGTCGCTGAATTACTTTAAGATCACCTAAAACATACATTTTATCCAGCTCTTCGATACCAAGATCAAAAATACCGGAGATTTTGAATTTACGGCGGCGAAGTGGCTCCTGTACAAAATACATCAGAATATTGTCGCCGGTTTTTAACTTTAGTCGATCAGCTAAAAACTGAGAGATCATTACTTCATTGGCAATGCTGTCGTTATTTAAGGTTAGGGTTTTACCGGAAACAAGTTTATCCTTATAAAATTGCCAGTTAAAATCAGTTCCAACGCCTTTTAGTACCACCCCTTCAATTTCATCATTAGCAGAAATAATTCCAGTTTTGGTAGCAAATGATTGTATATGTCCTATTCCAGGAGTTTTGCTAAGCAGTTGAGCTGCATGATCATTTAACTGAATCGGATTGTTTTCAAGAGATGTATTGAGATCATATTTTACCAATTGAATAGCGCCCGAAAACCCGGTAATTTTACTTCTGATTTGTCCCTGAAAACCTGTTACGATAGCAAAAGCAGCGATCATTACGGCAAGGCCAAGTGCGATCCCTGTAATTGCAATAGTGACTATAACTTTTGAAAATGTTCGTTGTGCGGAGGAAGAAATGCGTTTAGCAATAAACAGTTCTAAGTTCAAAATGATCGTTTTTAGCTTTCTACAAATGTGCTTTAAATTGGCGGTTTGTGCAAGTAAATATGTTCAGACAACTTCAACATGTTGCTTTACAATTTCATTTTTTAGCAGTAATTTAACTTCTGCCATACTTATCTGAAGATCCGGAAGTTATCCGGCAAATTACCTTGAACATAAAATGATTTTAAGCTCGCTCTTATGGATTACAAAGATTATTACAAGATTTTAGGGGTTGATAAATCCGCAACTGAGGCCGAAATTAAAAAGGCTTACAGGAAACTTGCCATTAAATATCATCCTGATAAAAACCAAGGCGATAAAGCATCTGAAGAAAAATTTAAGGAAGTAAGTGAGGCTTATGAAGTGCTGGGTGATAAAGAAAAACGTACAAAGTATGACCAGTTCGGTGAAAACTGGAAATATTATGAACAGCAACAAGCTCAAGGTAAGGCTCAGGGTGGTTTCGACTGGTCTAAATGGCAAGCACAGAACCAGGGTGGTGCTTATTCGTACCAGGGCAATATGAATGATTTCTTTGGAGAGAGCGGACAAGAAGGGCATTTTTCTGATTTCTTCGAAAATTTATTTGGTGGCCGATTCACTGGCTCCCGACAACAGCGAACAAGGGCTAGAAAAGGCCAGGATCTGCAGGCAGAAATGGAAGTTAGTCTGGAAGATGCTTATAATGGTTGTGCGAAGCAAATTGAACTCAGCGGGACTAAACTTAATCTAAAACTAAAACCTGGATTATACGACGGACAAGTAATTCGTCTGAAAGGCAAAGGTGCTCCCGGCCTCAATGGTGGCGAACCCGGGCATTTGCTGATTACTTTACATATTACTCCTCACCCTAAGTTTGAATTAAAAGGCAGGGATATTTATACCGATATAGATATTGATTTATACACGGCTGTTCTTGGAGGAAAAGCAACGGTAAAAACTTTAGGTAATAATGTAAACATTACCATTGCTGAACATACCGATAGCGGCAAGGTCTTCCGCCTTAAAGGAATGGGAATGCCGGATTATGATCACCCTGAAACTAAAGGCGACCTGTATGTTAAAACGATTATAAGACTGCCGAAGCACTTTAGTGTTAAGGAAAAAGAACTGTTTCATCAATTATCCACACTAAAATCCGAAAACCATGCTAAAACTGTATAACTATCTGGATGAAGTTATTTTAACTCAGAAAATTACGCAACAAGCGCATCCTCCCTTACAGTATTCATTAAGTGAGCTAATGGAATTACTGGAAATTGAACAACCTAATGAACTTTTAGAACCATTAAAACGCGCCATTAATGTGTGCGTTTCATTACATATTTCGGTAGAAGACAATTTTAAAAAGGTGTACAAGTATGTAGATGGGGAGATGAAACCAGATTGGGAGCTTTCACCTCTGGCAGGTTATTTATTGATGATCAATTGTGATCCAAGTAATCCGATTATAGCTAAAGCACAATTACTGTTTATCCTTCAAAAAAAGATATGAGAAGTAGGCTATTAGCCGTTAGCTGTTGACTATTACTTAGCTAACGGCTAAATGCCAATAGCTAATTCCACCTATCCATATAGGCAGTTGAAAGGTCAACCCGATAACGATCAGGCATTTTATCATTTAACATCCCTCCGGGTTCAACATAAGGGAAGATATCTTCATACGTTCTGATCTCATTCATAAACACACGACGATAAATATGTGAACGAGTAAGATCCCTGTAGTTATCAATACCAGCTGCTCCTATCAATTCAACAAAGTTCTTAACTGTTTCTGCATGATAATTCGCTACACGTTGTTTTTTATCATCAACCACTAAACCAACAGTTAATGATGGATCTTGAGTAGCAACTCCTGTCGGACATTTATTCGTGTTACATTGTAATGCTTGAATACATCCTACAGCCATCATCATTGCACGTGCAGAGTTACAAGCATCTGCTCCAATTGCGATAGCTCTTACAATACTGAAACCAGATAATATTTTCCCTGAAGCAATAATCTTGATATGATGACGGATATTGTAACCCACCAGCATATTATGCACAAAAGCCAAACCATCTAATAATGGCGCTCCTACATAATTTGAAAACTCTTGCGGTGCAGCTCCTGTTCCACCTTCACCACCATCAACGGTAATAAAATCTGGATAACAGTCGAGCTCGATCATGGCTTTACAAATACCGATAAACTCGTTTCCGCGACCAATACACAATTTAAAACCAACCGGTTTTCCACCTGATAGGTCACGTAATTGCTGGATGAATTTTACCAGTTCGAGTGGATTATTAAATGCAGAGTGAAACGGTGGTGATGCCACGGTTGTTCCTGGCTTAATATGACGAATTGCTGCAATTTCAGGTGTATTCTTAGTTGCCGGTAAAATACCCCCGTGACCAGGTTTAGCACCTTGGGAAATTTTAAGCTCAATCATTTTTACTTCCGGACGAGTTGCGTTCAGTTTAAATCCTTCTGCAGAGAAATTACCATTCTCATCACGACAACCAAAATATCCGGTACCAATTTGCCAAATTAGATCGCCACCTTGTCTTAAGTGGTGTGGGCTAACTCCTCCTTCTCCCGTATTATGAGCAAACCCTCCTATTTTGGCACCGCCATTCAAGGCCTCAATCGCGTTTGAACTTAAGGCACCAAAACTCATCGCAGAAACGTTTAACAAGCTTGAAGCATAAGGATGTTTACAATCCTTATTACCAATTACAACTTTAGGATTACGATCTAACTTTGTAAAATCTTTTGGCGCAATTGAATGACTCATCCATTCGTAGCCTTCAGCATAAACATCCATTTGAGTACCAAATGCCATTGAATCAACCTCGTGTTTAGCACGCTGATAAATGGTAGAACGATCAATACGGTTTATCGGGCGTCCATCGATATCAGATTCAATAAAATATTGGTAAAGTTTTGGTCTGAGCGCCTCCATCCAATAACGCATACGGCCAAAAACCGGATAGGTACGCATGATTGAATGTTTAGTTTGGGACATATCATAGATACCAAGGATAGTAAGTGCCACTATCACAATTAATGGAATGTACCAATTTACGTTTACAAAGGCACCTAAGAGTGCACATACAATAATACCTGCTATTGAACTAACTATAAATCCCTTTCGCATATTATTTACTTTCTTTTTTAACAGTTTAGACAAATTGCACTAAGGCCGACGTTTGTTTATTTTTTCAAACGGCAAAATTAGCTTATTCTATATGGAAAGAAAGTTTTTGAATAGTGATTCAAAACGAATGCTTCTAAAAAAGAGTAAATTATCACCTAAACCTGATCAAAATCATGAATTATTCAATAAAAAAGCTTTTGCTTACATTATTTCTCATATTTGTATGGAAAATTTAGCAACCCCTCAAAAGCATGCTTAAACTCAATAAGATTCACCATATCGCTATAATTTGTTCCGATTATGAAAAATCTAAATCTTTTTATTGTGATGTTTTAGGCCTAAGCATTATTCAGGAAACTTTTAGAGCTGAAAGAGAGTCCTATAAATTGGATTTGGCGTTGGGGAGTAATTACGTAATTGAACTATTTTCCTTTCCCGACCCTCCGGTTCGTCGTTCTTTCCCCGAAGCTTGCGGATTGCGTCACCTTGCATTTGAAGTGGATGATATAAAAAGTGCAAAGGAAGAATTAATATCAAAAGGAGTAACTGTTCAGGAAATAAGGATGGATGAACTTACCGGAAAGCAGTTTGCTTTTTTCGATGATCCGGATGGGTTGCCACTTGAGATTTATCAAAAGTAGGCAAATAAAAGATCTGCCGGGTTTTACCCCGGCAGACCTGCAATCAATTATTACAACTATAACTATAGAACCCACTTACCAGCCAGAATAAGCAGGTTAACTAAATAGAATTATTTACAAGTGTAAATGTAGGAGGTTACAGAGGTGTCTGTTCCAACTTTTGAAGTTTCTTTGGTTACTTGTTTATCACCATTAATTTCGTAGGTGTATTCAATAGAATTAGAGCCACCCTCACTAGTGTGAGTTTCTTTTTTTACCAAATTTTTAGAGCCTTTACCCAGGAAGAATCTAATATTTGATCCTGAACCTCTGTTATCTTCTTTATCCGTATAGTACTCGTAGGTACTGTTAGAAACAGATGTGAATGGCATATCTCCAAGTATTTCATTGGTATTTTTTGAAGCAGTAAGATTACCCCCGGTGTACGTATTTTCGGTGGTTAAACGCGACTTAAAAGGTCCAGGGTTTTCAGGATCAGTACTTGTTACGGTTGTTTCCATTACTGATTTAGCCAAGTAACCTGCTCCATCGTATTGGTAAGTTACCACAATTACACCTGTGTAAGTAAAGCCATCTTCTTCGTAGGTTTCGGTCCACTCACCTTTAGAAGCATAACCATTAGCTCCAATGGTATAAGTAAATTCACCTTCTTTTGAATTATCGTCATCAAAATTGGTTACAACTACCTTATCTGTATTATACGCAATCGTTGAGTATTCATCTAATTTTCCGGCATCATCAAAATCTGAAACTTTAGTTAAGCGGTTCTTTGAGTCATACTCGTACTTAATTTCAACATGACCATCACCATCATTTTCCTGTGTAATCAAACAGGTTTTTCCTCCAGGATTTGGATTTGGATTTGGCCCATCACCATCATCATCATTTGAACATGAACCAGCTATCAATAAAAAGCTTAGAGTCAGTGCAGAGAGTGTAATTTTAGAAGTTTTCATTTTTGTGATTTATTTTATTTTAGTTATTAATGTTTCATATTATAATTCACGTAGATATCAGTTGACTGCGCTTAAATAGGTAGTCTGTTTTTGACGATAACAAAACTAAGTCAGCAAAAGCAGGTTCAATTAAGTATAAATACCTAATTTTCAAGATACTGATTAACAGTAATTACGCATCAATTGATAAAAATGCTACAAAAAGAAAATAAAATATTGATTACGTTCATTTAAACATTATCCGGCTTACTACCTTTGCAGTTCATTTATAATATATGAAGATCGTTTTTATGGGCACACCCGATTTTGCGGTAGCCTCACTTAATACATTAGTTGAAAATAATTACGAAATAGCAGCAGTGGTTACTGCACCTGATAAGCCGGCAGGGAGAGGTCAGCAATTGTCGCAATCGGCTGTAAAAAAATATGCAGTTGAAAAACAACTGAAAGTTTTACAACCCGAAAAACTTAAAAATGCAGATTTCCTTACCGAATTAAAGGCCTTAAATGCTGATCTGTTTATTGTTGTCGCATTCAGGATGTTACCTGAGGTAGTTTGGAATATGCCTCCAAAAGGTACTTTTAATCTTCATGGATCATTACTTCCGCAATACCGTGGCGCGGCTCCAATTAACTGGGCGGTAATCAACGGAGAAAAGGAAACGGGAGTCACCACTTTTTTCCTACAACACGAAATTGATACAGGGAACATTATTTTCAATGCTAAAACGGCAATTACAGATGAAGATAATGCAGGCTCAGTTCATGATAAATTAATGAAAATTGGGGCCAATCTTGTTCTGAAAACAGTTAGAGCGATTGAAAACAATGAAGTGAAACCAATTACGCAAGATTTGGTTATCGCTGATTTAGGTATATCTCCTGATGGACTTAAACACGCTCCGAAAATTTTTAAAGATGATTGTAAGGTTAACTGGAATCAGCCTACGGAGCAGATTTTTAACTTAATCAGAGGTTTGAGTCCCTACCCTACAGCTTTTACTGAGTTAGATGGACTCACTTTGAAACTTTTCACAATAGAAAAAGAGATCGTTCAACACAATGAAATGCCAGGAAAAGTGCTTTCCGACGGCAAGAAATTCCTAAAATTCACTACCCAGGATGGCTATATCAATGTTCTTGAATTACAGTTGCAAGGTAAAAAAAGAATGAAGGTGGATGAATTTTTAAGAGGCTATCGGTTGAGTTGAGTTTTTGAATTGCGGATTGCTTATTACGGGTTGCAGATTGCGGGTTACGGATTAAGGGTTGCGGATTACGGGTTGCGTGTTACGTGTTACGTGTTACGAATTCTTGAAAACCAAAGTTCTCTCAAAAAACCCGTAACACGTAACTCGGAACCCGAAATTTAATAATGCCCAAACAAAAACCCGTAACTCGAAACACGCAACTCGTAATCTCAAAAAAAAACTCGTAACACGTAACTCGGAACCCGAAATTTAATAATGCCCAAACAAAAACCCGTAACTCGAAACACGCAACTCGTAATCTCAAAAAAAAACTCGTAACACGTAACTCGAAACCCGAAATTTAATAATGCCCAAACAAAAACCCGTAACTCGAAACACGCAACTCGTAATCCCTAAAAAACTCGTAACACGTAACTCGAAACCCGAAATTTAATAATGCCCAAACAAAAACCCGTAACTCGAAACACGCAACTCGTAACCCCTAAATACGCAACTCGCAACCCGTAATTCAATTCGTAATCAATACTTATAAACTACGTTATTGATCTTAACTTCTGAGTAAGGCTCTTCAAAACCTAACCCTTTTCTGAAGGTAATCGTATGGTCTGCAATAGAACTATACTCCGGATAATCATATTGAAAGACCATAATATCATCTGTCTTTTCCAACACAAGAATCTTTAAATTATTGGGGCTATTAGGACTAGTGGTGCTATAAAATACATCTCCTTTTTTCTTATTGAAAGAAGCAATATGAATTTCTGAAACGAGAGCAAGTGGAGAATCAAAAGCTTGATAAAGGTTATTTTGATCATCAAGACGATAAAATTCACTCCAAGTAACATCACCTCCAACCAATCCATCAAAGTGGAAATATTCTTTTCCTCCTATGGTCACCTTTTCTTTTATATTATAAAAAGTGTGTTCACTAAACTTTTTGTAGTCTCCAATATGCATAGGAAAGAAACCCAAACTCTTATCAAAACTTGGAATAACTTTTTCATTACCCTTATCCTTTTTACAGGCAGATAAAGTGGTGATAGATAGAATAACCAGCGAATAAGCGATGATCTTTTTCATTGTAGTATTTTTAATGATAGATTAATCTTTTATCGCCTATACGTAGTTAGATTATCAATTGTTAATCAATTTCTTACTAAAAATGATCGTTCCTCTTTAATTGCCGATTCAACCAATCTATCTATATTTTGTATGGGTTCTTGCAATAAATAAACGCCAGTCCCTTTTTCTCTTGCGTAGGGATTGGTAACCTCTCCCATCTTCTTTACCGATTTAAATAGATGAAAAGCGTCTTCATCATTATTTCTAACGAAATCAATATAAATCATCGTTTTAAAGGTCGGGTTTGGTGGCATCCATAACATAAAACTGGCATTTAAACTATGAATCTCAGGTAAATTATATTGTTTGCGATAATGATGTAAGGCGCCTGCAAACCCATAATTGCCACAAAAAATGATTGTTTGTTTTTGTTCTTCAGGAGGTAATGAATGATAAACTTTTGCGGCTTTCTCTGCCATCTCATCCCAGCCAAACATATCTGCATAATCCTGTGGAAGTTCATGTACATTTCCATCTTCCCAACGAAACGGACTATCAATACCTTTGCTCACCATTTTATTCTTGTATTCGATCATTTTAGGTAGTGACAGATAGGGTACAGTTATGGGCAGTAACGGATACAACAGCAATAAAACACTAACAAGTAATGCCGGCCGGAACCAAAATGCAAGTTTCGATGAGGTAATTTTCTCAATAAATACTGCCCCACCAGCCATTACCATTGGATAAACCCCAATTGTATAATAACTTTTTCCGCTTGTAATAAGCAACAAAAGGATAACAAACAAAGCTGTAAGTCCAATTAGCTTATAACGTGACCGTGTAAAAATCAATGCATAAAAACCCAGAAGAACAACGGGTAGCGCCGTTATATTCATCAACAATTGATCAACAAAGAAATTGATCGGCTTAACATTTACCAATTGGGTTTCGCGCAGTTCCTTCATGTGATGGACCACCGGAAAATTATAAGAATATTGCCAAAATAAATTGGGAAGGAAAATCAGAAAAGCAATCAAAGCGGAAATCCAAAAGTACTTATTGATCAACAGCTTTCTTTCATTGGTAAACAACATCGCAACACCCATTGAAAAAATAAAAAATGCTGATGAATATTTGTTCATCATTCCTAAGCCAAAAGCTATTCCCAGGTAAATAAGCCATTTTGTTGTTCCTTCATTAATATAGCGGATCAATAAGTAGCCAAATAAAGTCCAGAAGAACACTTCAATAATCACGGGCTGGAATAACAAGCTTACCCTTAGAAATACTAAAGAGAATAAAACGGTAAAACATGCCAAAAATTCACCAAATCGCTTTGCTCCCATTTCGCGAGCCATTAAACCACTTAAGGCTACTATTGCAGCACCAAATAAAGTGGGAAATAACCTAACAGCCTCAATTGAGCTTCCCAATACATTGTTTACTATAAAGGCTAAAATTGATATAAACGGTGGTACTTCCAGATATCCCCAATCCAGGTGATCACCTTCAGCTAGGTATAGAAACTCATCTCTATGAAAACCATAATTATGATTAGTTAGCAAATGAATAAGCAGTTTAAGAACGACAAATGTTAGAATGATAGCATTTCGCTGTAGCCAGGTTGTTTGTTTGTTTTCCATTTTAATGATTGATCGATCACGAAAGATATTAATTTTTGCAGCAATATTATTAAGGCACATTACTTAAAATCGCGCTGGAAATAATCAAAAAAACAATGCTCTCAATAAATCGATAACGACACCCTTCCATTATGTCAATTACCCTGATACATCTACTCAATAACAGTTAACAAATTGATAATTATTAAATTAATCACTATATTAATTGTATACAATTTTTCTTACTATGAAAACATTTCTTCTATTTTTAGCCATGATATTTTTAACCGAGCCTATCTTACTTGCACAGATAGACACGCTTAGCAAATCTTCAAATTACGAATTGGGTGCTAAATACCTGAAGAAAAGCAAAAGTCAGAAGACCATCGGATGGGTTATGGTTGGAGCCGGAACTGCATTAATTATTGCAGGAGCTGCCACCAATTCCAGTTCTTCAGATACCGGTTGGGAAAGCTTAAATACAGATGTTAATCAAGGGATATTAATTACTTCAGGATGTCTTGTTGGTTTGGGAAGTATTCCATTATTTATAGCAGGAAGGAAGAACCGTAAAAAGGCAGAAATATATTTAAAACCTGCAACTGCACTTAATTACATACAACAGAAACCTGCGTACTCAGCCCAGTTAGGTTTAATTATTCGCTTATAAATAAAACTATAGGTAACTCGCAACACGAAACTCGTAGCCATAATCCACACTAAACAGAAAATCTGTTCAGCATTTCGGTAAGCATTTTTGAATAACTATTGAAGAAACGTTTCTCCTGAAAACCAACTACCCAACGGATTCCTTGAGTCGCATTAGTTAAAAATATTTCATCTGCATTGCGTAAAGCTTCTGGCTTAATCTTTACCTCATGCATTTTTAAGCCCGTATGCAAACCCATTTCCAAAATCACTTTGCGCATTACTCCCGCTACACAACCTTCTGTTAATGCAGGGGTGTAAAACTCTCCGTTCTTTACTAAAAACAAATTTGAACTTATGCCCTCTACCAAATACCCTTCATCATTCATCAGAATG from Solitalea canadensis DSM 3403 encodes:
- a CDS encoding ABC transporter permease: MNLELFIAKRISSSAQRTFSKVIVTIAITGIALGLAVMIAAFAIVTGFQGQIRSKITGFSGAIQLVKYDLNTSLENNPIQLNDHAAQLLSKTPGIGHIQSFATKTGIISANDEIEGVVLKGVGTDFNWQFYKDKLVSGKTLTLNNDSIANEVMISQFLADRLKLKTGDNILMYFVQEPLRRRKFKISGIFDLGIEELDKMYVLGDLKVIQRLNNWKANEVGGYEIAVNDYKKIDTISSYIFQNAGEDLAAYSARERYPAIFDWLALLDVNAIVILVLMLLVAGINMISALLILILERTNMIGLLKALGAENLSIRKIFLYKASYLILRGMLIGNILGIGFCLIQQHFRIITLDQQSYYMNFVPIELHWSVVILLNAGTLIACVLMLLIPSMLVTRITPIKALRFK
- a CDS encoding DnaJ C-terminal domain-containing protein — its product is MDYKDYYKILGVDKSATEAEIKKAYRKLAIKYHPDKNQGDKASEEKFKEVSEAYEVLGDKEKRTKYDQFGENWKYYEQQQAQGKAQGGFDWSKWQAQNQGGAYSYQGNMNDFFGESGQEGHFSDFFENLFGGRFTGSRQQRTRARKGQDLQAEMEVSLEDAYNGCAKQIELSGTKLNLKLKPGLYDGQVIRLKGKGAPGLNGGEPGHLLITLHITPHPKFELKGRDIYTDIDIDLYTAVLGGKATVKTLGNNVNITIAEHTDSGKVFRLKGMGMPDYDHPETKGDLYVKTIIRLPKHFSVKEKELFHQLSTLKSENHAKTV
- a CDS encoding FMN-binding glutamate synthase family protein, which produces MRKGFIVSSIAGIIVCALLGAFVNVNWYIPLIVIVALTILGIYDMSQTKHSIMRTYPVFGRMRYWMEALRPKLYQYFIESDIDGRPINRIDRSTIYQRAKHEVDSMAFGTQMDVYAEGYEWMSHSIAPKDFTKLDRNPKVVIGNKDCKHPYASSLLNVSAMSFGALSSNAIEALNGGAKIGGFAHNTGEGGVSPHHLRQGGDLIWQIGTGYFGCRDENGNFSAEGFKLNATRPEVKMIELKISQGAKPGHGGILPATKNTPEIAAIRHIKPGTTVASPPFHSAFNNPLELVKFIQQLRDLSGGKPVGFKLCIGRGNEFIGICKAMIELDCYPDFITVDGGEGGTGAAPQEFSNYVGAPLLDGLAFVHNMLVGYNIRHHIKIIASGKILSGFSIVRAIAIGADACNSARAMMMAVGCIQALQCNTNKCPTGVATQDPSLTVGLVVDDKKQRVANYHAETVKNFVELIGAAGIDNYRDLTRSHIYRRVFMNEIRTYEDIFPYVEPGGMLNDKMPDRYRVDLSTAYMDRWN
- the gloA2 gene encoding SMU1112c/YaeR family gloxylase I-like metalloprotein — translated: MLKLNKIHHIAIICSDYEKSKSFYCDVLGLSIIQETFRAERESYKLDLALGSNYVIELFSFPDPPVRRSFPEACGLRHLAFEVDDIKSAKEELISKGVTVQEIRMDELTGKQFAFFDDPDGLPLEIYQK
- a CDS encoding DUF4595 domain-containing protein; amino-acid sequence: MKTSKITLSALTLSFLLIAGSCSNDDDGDGPNPNPNPGGKTCLITQENDGDGHVEIKYEYDSKNRLTKVSDFDDAGKLDEYSTIAYNTDKVVVTNFDDDNSKEGEFTYTIGANGYASKGEWTETYEEDGFTYTGVIVVTYQYDGAGYLAKSVMETTVTSTDPENPGPFKSRLTTENTYTGGNLTASKNTNEILGDMPFTSVSNSTYEYYTDKEDNRGSGSNIRFFLGKGSKNLVKKETHTSEGGSNSIEYTYEINGDKQVTKETSKVGTDTSVTSYIYTCK
- the fmt gene encoding methionyl-tRNA formyltransferase, yielding MKIVFMGTPDFAVASLNTLVENNYEIAAVVTAPDKPAGRGQQLSQSAVKKYAVEKQLKVLQPEKLKNADFLTELKALNADLFIVVAFRMLPEVVWNMPPKGTFNLHGSLLPQYRGAAPINWAVINGEKETGVTTFFLQHEIDTGNIIFNAKTAITDEDNAGSVHDKLMKIGANLVLKTVRAIENNEVKPITQDLVIADLGISPDGLKHAPKIFKDDCKVNWNQPTEQIFNLIRGLSPYPTAFTELDGLTLKLFTIEKEIVQHNEMPGKVLSDGKKFLKFTTQDGYINVLELQLQGKKRMKVDEFLRGYRLS
- a CDS encoding glycosyltransferase family 39 protein, producing the protein MENKQTTWLQRNAIILTFVVLKLLIHLLTNHNYGFHRDEFLYLAEGDHLDWGYLEVPPFISILAFIVNNVLGSSIEAVRLFPTLFGAAIVALSGLMAREMGAKRFGEFLACFTVLFSLVFLRVSLLFQPVIIEVFFWTLFGYLLIRYINEGTTKWLIYLGIAFGLGMMNKYSSAFFIFSMGVAMLFTNERKLLINKYFWISALIAFLIFLPNLFWQYSYNFPVVHHMKELRETQLVNVKPINFFVDQLLMNITALPVVLLGFYALIFTRSRYKLIGLTALFVILLLLITSGKSYYTIGVYPMVMAGGAVFIEKITSSKLAFWFRPALLVSVLLLLYPLLPITVPYLSLPKMIEYKNKMVSKGIDSPFRWEDGNVHELPQDYADMFGWDEMAEKAAKVYHSLPPEEQKQTIIFCGNYGFAGALHHYRKQYNLPEIHSLNASFMLWMPPNPTFKTMIYIDFVRNNDEDAFHLFKSVKKMGEVTNPYAREKGTGVYLLQEPIQNIDRLVESAIKEERSFLVRN